The proteins below come from a single Streptomyces tubercidicus genomic window:
- a CDS encoding serine hydrolase produces MQCTSHDEKLARKLENDIANALASRESMASLSFYDRPTSTSCTSGAAKQYDSASVTKTIILGALLYQTGGTLTDEESALARKMITESDNASATTLWKQLSDLTNPKKPNPVKVQEFLDKAGMDNTVLDKEGVWGLTQVTAEDQAKLLRIFTGDDGSVLGSKSRSIALELMNHVQSTQRWGATAGAPLDSVMHVKNGWLQRSQDPDVDTFDKGDWKVNSMAALTEKGYDSGLVVLTENNRVPEGHPAKEGWDYGIDTIETISRSIYRDVYPDAGGYHPSRAATAAAEPPKPE; encoded by the coding sequence GTGCAATGCACATCCCATGACGAAAAGCTGGCCAGGAAACTGGAGAACGATATAGCCAACGCGCTGGCGAGCCGGGAAAGCATGGCGTCGCTGTCCTTCTATGACCGGCCCACCAGCACCAGTTGCACCTCCGGCGCCGCCAAGCAGTACGACTCGGCCAGCGTGACGAAGACGATAATTCTCGGGGCCTTGCTGTACCAGACGGGCGGAACCCTCACCGATGAGGAAAGCGCGCTCGCACGCAAGATGATCACCGAGTCGGACAACGCTTCCGCGACCACGCTGTGGAAGCAACTGTCCGATCTGACGAACCCCAAGAAGCCGAACCCTGTCAAGGTCCAGGAATTCCTTGACAAGGCCGGGATGGATAACACCGTCCTCGACAAGGAGGGGGTCTGGGGCCTCACCCAGGTGACAGCGGAAGACCAGGCCAAGCTTCTGCGCATCTTCACGGGTGACGATGGTTCGGTCCTCGGGAGCAAGAGTCGCTCTATTGCACTTGAGCTCATGAATCACGTGCAGAGCACCCAGCGATGGGGCGCCACAGCCGGTGCCCCGCTGGACTCCGTCATGCATGTGAAGAACGGCTGGCTGCAGCGTAGCCAGGATCCTGACGTCGATACCTTCGACAAGGGTGACTGGAAGGTGAACAGCATGGCTGCTCTCACGGAGAAGGGATACGACTCCGGCCTGGTCGTACTCACCGAGAACAACAGAGTTCCCGAGGGGCACCCCGCGAAGGAGGGGTGGGATTACGGGATCGACACGATAGAGACCATTTCTCGCAGCATCTATCGGGACGTTTACCCGGACGCTGGGGGCTACCACCCCAGCAGGGCCGCCACTGCGGCTGCCGAACCCCCCAAGCCAGAGTAA
- a CDS encoding helix-turn-helix domain-containing protein produces MAIIVDLDLLLAQRGLSVGEFADAVGITPANIAVLKNGRAKAVRFTTLDAICRTLGCQPGDVLRWVPDDEADDS; encoded by the coding sequence ATGGCGATCATCGTCGACCTCGACCTCCTGCTCGCCCAACGCGGGCTGTCGGTGGGCGAGTTCGCCGATGCCGTCGGTATCACGCCCGCCAACATCGCCGTACTGAAGAACGGTCGCGCAAAGGCGGTGCGGTTCACGACACTTGACGCGATCTGCCGCACACTCGGCTGCCAGCCCGGTGATGTGCTGCGCTGGGTGCCGGATGATGAGGCGGATGACAGCTAG
- a CDS encoding DUF2975 domain-containing protein — protein sequence MHRFYIAALRVGIAAVILFGLFGQIVVIPTTAADEVDRFPPYAPFAAPYVTVAIIGIACVQVALAAVWMLLTMVERDAIFTSRAFRWVDIIIGCSLVATLLAIGVTGHLALTDIPSPGDGMELIGALAAAIASVGVGAAFAMLIVIMRSLLHKATDLQTEIAEVV from the coding sequence ATGCATCGCTTCTACATCGCCGCACTACGGGTCGGCATCGCCGCAGTGATCTTGTTCGGGCTCTTCGGCCAGATCGTGGTCATCCCGACGACCGCAGCCGATGAGGTCGACCGCTTTCCTCCCTACGCCCCGTTCGCCGCGCCGTACGTAACCGTGGCGATCATCGGCATCGCCTGCGTCCAAGTCGCCCTCGCCGCCGTGTGGATGCTGCTCACCATGGTCGAACGCGATGCGATCTTCACGTCGCGGGCCTTCCGATGGGTCGACATCATCATCGGGTGCTCGCTCGTGGCGACGCTGCTGGCGATCGGGGTCACCGGGCACCTGGCCCTCACCGACATCCCCTCCCCCGGCGACGGCATGGAGCTCATCGGCGCGCTGGCCGCTGCGATCGCCAGCGTCGGGGTGGGGGCGGCTTTCGCGATGCTCATCGTCATCATGCGAAGCCTCCTGCACAAAGCGACGGATCTGCAGACCGAGATCGCCGAGGTGGTCTGA
- a CDS encoding NUDIX hydrolase — protein sequence MNELERLQHQPQHERQQANASALIHNGSGEYLLHLRDEIPGIWEPGSWSLLGGGCEPGDRSLEETIRRELWEEAGLDIPELVPFAVEQARGSDGTTVPIQIFAGQWAGDPAALNLTEGVMLHWFRPEVMPRLRMAPSTRELVHRHAELLRTGHDGSTRSATDTDADTAASRPPHPHTPSAPATSGKTVLNGIGVHLYLENARGEILLGLRHPNSLYAGGRWHFLAGHCEQESAVACLVREAHEEAGLLIDPGAVEYVHAVHMLDAPGTQPLMQMVFRARRWTGTPEILEPDKCVSWSWWRPEALPEPLVPYARAAIDGVRAGHLYTEMGWT from the coding sequence ATGAACGAGCTCGAACGCCTCCAGCACCAGCCCCAGCACGAACGGCAGCAGGCGAACGCATCGGCGCTGATCCACAACGGATCCGGCGAGTACTTGCTGCACCTGCGGGACGAGATTCCCGGTATCTGGGAGCCGGGATCGTGGTCCCTGCTCGGCGGCGGGTGTGAACCGGGCGACCGGTCTCTGGAGGAGACGATCAGACGGGAACTGTGGGAAGAGGCCGGCCTCGATATCCCGGAGCTGGTCCCGTTCGCCGTGGAGCAGGCCCGGGGCAGCGACGGGACAACCGTCCCCATCCAGATCTTCGCCGGTCAGTGGGCCGGTGACCCCGCGGCCTTGAACCTGACCGAAGGCGTCATGCTGCATTGGTTCCGGCCGGAGGTCATGCCACGTCTGAGGATGGCCCCTTCGACCCGCGAGCTGGTCCACCGCCACGCCGAGCTGCTCCGCACCGGCCATGACGGATCCACTCGGTCGGCGACGGACACCGACGCTGACACCGCGGCCAGCCGGCCTCCGCACCCGCACACCCCGTCAGCACCGGCCACAAGCGGAAAGACCGTCCTCAATGGCATCGGCGTCCATCTCTACCTGGAGAACGCCCGCGGCGAGATCCTGCTCGGGCTGCGCCACCCCAACTCCCTTTACGCAGGCGGGAGATGGCATTTCCTTGCCGGCCACTGCGAACAGGAGTCCGCCGTCGCCTGTCTCGTCCGCGAAGCCCACGAGGAAGCCGGGCTGCTGATCGATCCCGGCGCCGTCGAGTACGTACACGCCGTCCATATGCTCGATGCGCCCGGCACACAGCCGCTCATGCAGATGGTCTTCCGCGCCCGGCGCTGGACGGGTACGCCGGAGATTCTCGAACCCGACAAGTGCGTCAGCTGGAGCTGGTGGCGACCGGAAGCACTCCCGGAGCCGCTCGTGCCCTACGCCCGTGCGGCGATCGACGGAGTCCGGGCGGGGCACCTCTACACCGAGATGGGCTGGACATGA
- a CDS encoding GNAT family N-acetyltransferase, protein MTYAITPAIPAGTLSASAQPSIPSHDGALLLRPWEAEDAPVLQRAFQDPAIRRWHTHHVNAPEEARDWIASSHRSWQREQAVQWVIAWADGEPLGRMALRWMDLLHGLAECAYWVLPHARGAGVASRALATLTSWALDEAGFHRLELAHAVDNEVSCRVATKSGFALEGTRRGAHLQLDGWHDMHLHARVQGDA, encoded by the coding sequence ATGACCTATGCCATTACCCCAGCCATCCCGGCTGGGACCCTCTCAGCTTCCGCTCAGCCCTCGATTCCGTCGCATGACGGTGCGTTGCTGCTGCGGCCCTGGGAGGCGGAAGATGCTCCCGTACTGCAACGCGCCTTCCAGGACCCTGCAATCCGGCGCTGGCACACACACCATGTGAATGCGCCGGAGGAAGCCCGGGACTGGATCGCGTCCTCCCACCGGTCCTGGCAGCGCGAACAGGCTGTCCAGTGGGTTATTGCCTGGGCCGATGGCGAGCCCCTCGGCCGGATGGCTCTGCGCTGGATGGACCTTCTCCACGGACTCGCTGAGTGCGCGTACTGGGTGCTGCCACATGCCCGCGGCGCCGGTGTTGCGTCCCGAGCCCTCGCCACGTTGACGTCCTGGGCGCTTGACGAGGCCGGCTTTCACCGCCTTGAACTTGCGCACGCGGTCGACAACGAAGTCTCTTGCCGGGTGGCCACCAAGTCCGGCTTCGCTTTGGAGGGCACTCGGCGCGGCGCGCATCTGCAACTGGATGGCTGGCACGACATGCACCTCCACGCTCGTGTCCAGGGCGATGCTTGA
- a CDS encoding SDR family oxidoreductase yields the protein MVWFPDPDSLRGKVAVVAGATRGAGRGFAAALGEAGATVICTGRSSARGPGGSDYDRPETIEETAELVTRLGGIGIAYRVDHLDSEQVQGLADRLRAEHGRIDILINDIWGAERLKGGPADWNTPIWQHRLDDGLRILRLGLDTHLITSHHLLPLLIEEPGGLLIEVTDGTREFNESSYRISVFYDLVKTAVNRLAFSQGHELQPFGATAVALTPGWLRSEMMLDNFGVHEENWREALNPHRDNGLPTAPPGFAQSESPRYVGRAAAALAADPERHRWNQRSVSSAQLAREYGFTDIDGSRPDCWQGR from the coding sequence ATGGTGTGGTTTCCAGACCCTGACTCATTGCGCGGGAAGGTCGCGGTCGTGGCGGGGGCGACACGGGGCGCAGGACGGGGCTTCGCCGCCGCGCTGGGCGAAGCGGGTGCGACCGTGATCTGCACAGGACGCAGCAGCGCGAGGGGCCCCGGAGGATCCGACTACGACCGGCCGGAGACGATCGAGGAGACGGCGGAGCTGGTCACCCGGCTCGGCGGCATCGGGATCGCCTATCGGGTCGATCATCTCGATTCCGAGCAGGTGCAGGGCCTGGCCGACCGCCTCCGCGCCGAGCACGGCCGTATCGACATCCTGATCAACGACATCTGGGGCGCGGAACGCCTCAAAGGCGGCCCGGCGGACTGGAACACCCCGATCTGGCAGCACCGCCTCGACGACGGCCTGCGCATTCTGCGCCTGGGTCTCGACACCCACCTGATCACCTCCCATCACCTCCTCCCCCTGCTGATCGAGGAGCCGGGTGGCTTGCTCATCGAAGTCACCGACGGCACAAGGGAGTTCAATGAGTCCTCCTACCGGATCTCGGTGTTCTACGACCTGGTGAAGACCGCGGTGAACCGGCTGGCGTTTTCGCAAGGCCATGAACTACAGCCGTTCGGAGCCACCGCGGTCGCCCTCACCCCCGGTTGGCTTCGTTCGGAGATGATGCTGGACAACTTCGGTGTCCACGAGGAGAACTGGCGCGAGGCACTGAATCCCCACCGGGACAACGGTCTGCCCACCGCACCGCCGGGCTTCGCCCAGTCGGAGTCCCCACGCTATGTCGGCCGGGCGGCAGCCGCCTTGGCCGCGGACCCTGAACGCCACCGCTGGAACCAGCGCTCCGTCAGCTCCGCCCAGTTGGCGAGGGAGTACGGATTCACCGACATCGACGGCAGCCGGCCAGATTGCTGGCAGGGCCGGTGA
- a CDS encoding MDR family MFS transporter, with translation MNQRTEGAAPEAADSRTVQLPNPAPPSRLAVLGLLLGIILATLDSTIVGTALPTIVGDLGGLDHFSWVVTAYLLTTAVSTPIWGKLGDLYGRKGSYQASITVFLVGSVLCGLAQDMGQLIAFRALQGLGAGGLFVGALSLIGTLLPPAQAGRSQSMIGVLLPFAMIGGPLLGGFLTDQLNWRWVFYVNVPVGAVALLIVGLCIRLRGARSTARIDYAGAALLTAGILALTLIGSWGGAAYDWISPQIAGLTALSVAALGWFVRVERRAHEPIIPPRLFRDRNFTLAQVLSFLVGAAMLAAASYLPQYMQFVGGASSTESGLLLLPLMLGMMGAQLVIGRAVGNGGGYRAYPIAGGAVATAGALALLGAGADTPTAVASALTLILGVGLGCLMQSSMLITLNSAALRDMGAASGTTTLLRTIGGSLGVAVLGSVYTSRMTATLTDRLGGDGERLAGGHEVTPSVLRGLSEPVREALRAGVTGGLHGVMIGTAALCVIAFAAAWLIREVPLRTAPGAAD, from the coding sequence ATGAATCAGCGTACGGAAGGAGCCGCGCCCGAGGCCGCGGACTCCCGCACCGTCCAGCTGCCGAACCCGGCGCCGCCCTCGCGTCTCGCCGTCCTCGGACTGCTGCTCGGCATCATTCTGGCGACACTCGACAGCACGATCGTCGGCACCGCCCTGCCGACCATCGTCGGCGACCTGGGCGGCCTCGACCACTTCTCCTGGGTGGTCACGGCCTATCTGCTCACCACCGCCGTCTCCACCCCGATCTGGGGCAAGCTCGGTGACCTCTACGGCCGCAAGGGCAGCTACCAGGCGTCGATCACGGTCTTCCTCGTCGGCTCCGTGCTCTGCGGACTCGCCCAGGACATGGGGCAGTTGATCGCATTCCGCGCACTCCAGGGACTCGGCGCGGGCGGCCTCTTCGTAGGCGCGCTCTCGCTCATCGGGACGCTCCTCCCGCCCGCGCAGGCGGGGCGCTCCCAGTCGATGATCGGCGTACTGCTGCCGTTCGCGATGATCGGCGGCCCTCTGCTCGGCGGCTTCCTCACCGACCAGCTGAACTGGCGCTGGGTCTTCTATGTCAATGTGCCCGTCGGTGCCGTCGCGCTCCTGATTGTCGGGCTCTGCATCCGGCTGCGCGGCGCGCGCAGCACGGCTCGTATCGACTACGCCGGCGCCGCGCTTCTCACGGCGGGCATTCTGGCACTCACCCTGATCGGGTCCTGGGGCGGCGCGGCGTACGACTGGATCTCACCGCAGATCGCCGGCCTGACCGCACTGTCGGTGGCCGCCCTCGGCTGGTTCGTCCGTGTGGAGCGGCGGGCGCACGAACCCATCATCCCGCCGCGTCTGTTCCGCGACCGGAACTTCACGCTCGCTCAGGTGCTGAGCTTCCTGGTGGGTGCGGCGATGCTGGCCGCGGCGAGCTATCTGCCGCAGTACATGCAGTTCGTAGGGGGCGCGTCGTCGACGGAGAGCGGACTGCTGCTGCTCCCGCTGATGCTCGGCATGATGGGTGCGCAGCTGGTCATCGGGCGGGCGGTCGGCAACGGCGGAGGTTACCGCGCGTACCCCATCGCGGGCGGCGCGGTCGCCACGGCAGGCGCGCTGGCCCTGCTCGGGGCAGGCGCGGACACTCCCACGGCCGTGGCCTCCGCACTGACGCTGATCCTCGGTGTGGGCCTTGGCTGTCTGATGCAGTCCTCGATGCTCATCACCCTGAACAGCGCGGCTCTCCGCGACATGGGCGCGGCCAGCGGCACGACCACGCTTCTGCGCACCATTGGCGGCTCGCTCGGCGTCGCCGTACTCGGCTCCGTCTACACCAGCCGCATGACCGCCACCCTCACGGACCGGCTCGGCGGGGATGGGGAGCGCCTCGCCGGCGGCCACGAGGTGACCCCCTCGGTGCTGCGCGGGCTCTCCGAGCCGGTCCGGGAGGCCCTCCGTGCCGGGGTCACCGGCGGACTCCACGGCGTCATGATCGGCACGGCCGCACTGTGCGTCATCGCCTTCGCGGCTGCCTGGCTGATTCGCGAGGTGCCGCTGCGGACGGCACCGGGGGCGGCGGACTGA
- a CDS encoding NADPH-dependent FMN reductase, translated as MSRQPQQLRVAIVVGSTREGRFAPVVTRWIKGHLDQRDDMSTDVIDLAETPLPTVLPAFGQPPAPGTGEVLALVSPRLAAADAFVFVTPEYNHSFPASLKNAIDWHNEQWHAKPIGFVSYGGISGGLRAVEQLRLVMAELHATTIRNTVSLHNAWGLFDEEYAMKDAQSDAAAKVMLDQLAWWGDALRAARNARPYAV; from the coding sequence ATGAGCCGGCAGCCGCAGCAGCTCCGCGTCGCGATCGTCGTCGGCAGCACCCGGGAGGGCCGCTTCGCACCCGTCGTCACCCGGTGGATCAAGGGCCACCTCGATCAGCGCGATGACATGAGCACCGACGTCATCGACCTGGCCGAGACTCCGCTGCCCACCGTTCTGCCGGCCTTCGGGCAGCCGCCGGCGCCCGGTACCGGGGAGGTCCTCGCGCTGGTCTCGCCGCGCCTGGCCGCGGCCGACGCGTTCGTCTTCGTCACGCCGGAGTACAACCACAGCTTCCCGGCGTCCCTGAAGAACGCCATCGACTGGCACAACGAGCAGTGGCACGCCAAGCCGATCGGCTTCGTCTCCTACGGCGGGATCTCGGGCGGCCTGCGCGCGGTCGAGCAACTCCGCCTCGTCATGGCGGAGTTGCATGCGACCACCATCCGCAACACGGTAAGCCTCCACAACGCCTGGGGCCTGTTCGACGAGGAGTACGCGATGAAGGACGCGCAGAGCGATGCCGCGGCCAAGGTGATGCTGGACCAGCTCGCCTGGTGGGGCGACGCGCTGCGGGCTGCCAGGAATGCCCGTCCGTATGCCGTCTGA
- a CDS encoding TetR/AcrR family transcriptional regulator — translation MAAQKKSSSADTPVLWERLERPAAAPRASLTPQKIAAVAVRVADAEGFAAVTMRRLATELDVAPMAAYRHVAGKDDLWALMVDQVMAELAVPEEATGWRDVLRGYAMASRDMVLRHPWLAQLPTLHFVLTPNRMAAAERQLAALDGHGMDTDTMMAAFRAVNSYVHGATQSEMALRQYMEDNGWADGDETRRALAPQMTYLMETGRYPTYRRYALGAARKDDAAWQFETGLDCVLDGIAVRVGG, via the coding sequence GTGGCAGCCCAGAAGAAGAGCAGCAGTGCGGATACGCCCGTGCTGTGGGAGCGCCTGGAGCGCCCCGCCGCCGCGCCCCGCGCCTCGCTGACGCCGCAGAAGATCGCCGCCGTGGCGGTGCGGGTCGCCGACGCCGAGGGCTTTGCCGCTGTCACCATGCGCCGCCTCGCCACCGAACTGGACGTCGCGCCCATGGCCGCGTACCGGCATGTCGCGGGCAAGGACGACCTGTGGGCGCTGATGGTCGACCAGGTCATGGCCGAACTCGCGGTCCCGGAGGAGGCGACCGGCTGGCGCGACGTCCTGCGCGGCTATGCGATGGCCAGCCGCGACATGGTGCTGCGGCACCCCTGGCTCGCCCAGCTGCCCACACTGCACTTCGTGCTGACGCCGAACCGGATGGCGGCCGCGGAACGCCAACTGGCCGCGCTCGACGGCCACGGCATGGACACCGACACCATGATGGCCGCCTTCCGCGCGGTCAACAGCTATGTGCACGGCGCGACGCAGTCCGAGATGGCGCTGCGCCAGTACATGGAGGACAACGGCTGGGCCGACGGTGACGAGACGCGCCGCGCGCTCGCGCCCCAGATGACCTACCTGATGGAAACCGGCCGCTACCCGACCTACCGGCGCTACGCCCTCGGGGCCGCCCGGAAGGACGACGCGGCCTGGCAGTTCGAGACGGGGCTGGACTGTGTGCTCGATGGGATCGCGGTCAGGGTCGGCGGATAG
- a CDS encoding alpha/beta fold hydrolase translates to MTDRRGASVTRYGIHANRGRTDRRADSSGLLTEPAARLPGRDTRIMSTIYKSDAGANEIQRRYREALDAWPVPAEHLRVPTREGETFVVASGPEDAPPLLLLHGSGANTTMWRDDVGSWSRQFRTYAVDLLGEPGLSAPSRPPLDSDSHARWLDEVLEALGITSAPIVGASLGGWVALDYAIRRPERVTRLALLCPGGLGRQKSGWLAKALFLRLFGPSGIRRSAGVVAGLNTPQARPVLDNIVLTFTHFKPRMERLPVFSDDALRRLTIPVLAIVGDRDVLFDSEGTAHRVHQHVPRATVNVLPGVGHAIFGQTDPLLAFLRG, encoded by the coding sequence GTGACCGACCGCAGGGGCGCGTCCGTGACCCGCTACGGCATCCACGCGAACCGTGGGCGAACCGATCGCCGGGCCGATTCGTCCGGCCTGTTGACCGAACCGGCTGCCCGACTACCTGGACGGGATACTCGCATCATGAGCACGATCTACAAGTCCGATGCCGGCGCGAACGAGATACAGCGGCGATACCGGGAGGCGCTGGACGCCTGGCCCGTCCCGGCCGAACATCTGCGGGTGCCGACCCGCGAGGGCGAGACCTTCGTCGTCGCCTCCGGCCCCGAGGACGCGCCGCCCTTGTTGCTGCTGCACGGCTCGGGGGCGAACACGACGATGTGGCGTGACGATGTTGGCTCCTGGTCACGCCAGTTTCGCACCTACGCCGTCGACCTCCTCGGCGAACCGGGTTTGAGCGCGCCGTCGCGGCCACCCTTGGACTCCGACTCCCATGCCCGGTGGCTGGACGAGGTGTTGGAGGCGCTGGGAATCACGAGTGCACCGATCGTCGGGGCGTCACTCGGCGGCTGGGTGGCGCTGGACTATGCCATCCGCCGGCCGGAGCGGGTGACGCGGCTGGCCTTGTTGTGCCCGGGTGGCCTGGGCAGACAGAAATCAGGCTGGCTGGCCAAAGCCCTCTTCCTGCGCCTGTTCGGACCCAGCGGGATACGTCGCTCGGCAGGCGTCGTCGCCGGACTGAACACGCCGCAGGCCCGGCCCGTCCTCGACAACATCGTGCTGACCTTCACACACTTCAAGCCGCGGATGGAGCGGCTGCCGGTCTTCTCCGACGACGCATTGCGCCGTCTGACGATTCCGGTGCTGGCGATCGTCGGTGACCGCGATGTCCTCTTCGACTCCGAGGGCACGGCCCACCGCGTGCACCAGCACGTTCCGCGCGCGACGGTGAACGTCCTGCCCGGCGTCGGGCACGCGATCTTCGGCCAGACCGATCCCCTCCTGGCGTTCCTCCGCGGCTGA
- a CDS encoding ABC transporter ATP-binding protein, which produces MTSAGPRREAKQGTHSTAQPEDTSEKTDGISNAERELYGGRLRWDQTYVQYEGALTRMRFGQMAAALPRMVGMVLRTGWEADRRALAGVVAAQIGQGVTAAWGLVAVNRVLTQLFADGPTADKLRDALPSLVVLAVVSVGAALLAAWSTAMSGRLEPQVERAVSARYYAAVTRVEVEATERPEVQRVLEAGKFGTDSARSMLRLSVGVGNVLIGMVAAAVVLVSLHWILLPMLLAIAFPKGWGAVRSARRDYLSRLNWVDHRRAISSLLAYLTRPHAAGEIRVHAAGETLLNGYEEMSRQTEAEQRRLARAQAQTDLVAGGLAGLASLACYGLLWWLLAAGGLPLAVGGTAVIAIRTSTERLTSLVQQVNRLYEELLFLTDTKHATELATEHAIPHTGAPLPAPARAVHVENVSYTYPGAETPALKGVSLSVHRGKVTALVGANGSGKTTLTKILAGLLLPAEGSVWWEGEPGERVELRDADRTQVFAAVGLLAQDFPHWEMTAATNIAIGVGDRPRDMDRVKEAAQAADVHALIEALPHGYGSIVFKGYERGVQLSGGQWQKLGTARSRYRNAPFFLVDEPTSALDPHAEIAAFEGLWSLAGQGHAVVLVTHRLAATAKADHIYVLDRGQVVEEGTHDQLMGVNDGLYRGMFAAQAAQYGLPLTPGTTLPAPRNGSTPRHEEAR; this is translated from the coding sequence TTGACATCGGCCGGACCACGCCGCGAGGCGAAGCAAGGCACACACAGCACGGCACAGCCGGAAGACACCTCGGAAAAGACCGACGGCATCTCGAACGCGGAGCGCGAGCTCTACGGGGGCCGGCTCCGCTGGGATCAGACCTACGTCCAGTACGAGGGCGCATTGACCCGGATGCGATTCGGGCAGATGGCGGCGGCGCTGCCGCGCATGGTGGGGATGGTGCTGCGCACCGGATGGGAGGCGGACCGGCGGGCGCTGGCCGGCGTCGTGGCCGCCCAGATCGGGCAAGGCGTGACGGCCGCGTGGGGGCTGGTCGCGGTCAACCGTGTCCTGACCCAGCTGTTCGCGGACGGCCCGACCGCGGACAAGCTGCGTGACGCCCTGCCGTCGCTGGTGGTGCTGGCGGTGGTGTCGGTGGGGGCGGCGCTGCTGGCGGCGTGGTCGACGGCGATGTCCGGCCGACTGGAGCCCCAGGTGGAGCGCGCCGTCTCCGCCCGGTACTACGCGGCCGTCACCCGGGTCGAGGTGGAGGCGACCGAGCGGCCCGAGGTCCAACGCGTCCTGGAGGCCGGGAAGTTCGGTACGGACTCGGCGCGCAGCATGCTCCGACTGTCGGTGGGGGTGGGCAATGTACTGATCGGCATGGTGGCGGCCGCCGTCGTCCTGGTCTCGCTGCACTGGATTCTGCTGCCGATGCTGCTGGCGATCGCCTTTCCCAAGGGGTGGGGCGCGGTGCGCTCCGCGCGCCGTGATTACCTCTCCCGGCTGAATTGGGTCGATCACCGTCGGGCGATCTCGTCCCTGCTGGCGTATCTGACACGGCCGCACGCCGCCGGCGAGATCCGTGTGCACGCGGCCGGGGAGACGCTGCTGAACGGGTACGAGGAGATGTCCCGGCAGACGGAGGCGGAGCAGCGGCGGCTGGCGCGGGCGCAGGCGCAGACGGACCTGGTCGCCGGAGGCTTGGCCGGTCTGGCGTCGCTGGCCTGCTACGGGCTGCTGTGGTGGCTGCTGGCCGCCGGCGGGCTGCCCCTGGCTGTCGGGGGCACCGCGGTCATTGCGATCCGTACCTCCACCGAGCGCCTCACGTCTCTCGTGCAGCAGGTCAACCGGCTCTACGAAGAGCTGCTGTTCCTCACCGACACCAAACACGCCACCGAACTGGCCACCGAACACGCCATCCCCCACACGGGCGCGCCCCTGCCCGCTCCCGCCCGCGCGGTGCACGTGGAGAACGTCTCGTACACCTACCCCGGGGCCGAGACCCCCGCGCTGAAAGGGGTGAGCTTGTCGGTCCACAGGGGCAAGGTGACGGCCCTGGTCGGGGCGAACGGCTCGGGTAAGACCACGCTGACCAAGATCCTCGCCGGGCTGCTGCTGCCCGCCGAAGGCAGCGTGTGGTGGGAAGGTGAGCCCGGCGAGCGGGTCGAGCTACGCGACGCCGACCGCACACAGGTCTTCGCCGCGGTCGGACTGCTCGCACAGGACTTCCCGCACTGGGAGATGACCGCCGCCACGAACATCGCCATCGGCGTCGGCGACCGCCCCCGGGACATGGACCGGGTCAAGGAGGCCGCGCAGGCCGCCGACGTGCACGCGCTGATCGAAGCCCTGCCCCATGGATACGGCTCGATCGTCTTCAAGGGGTACGAGCGCGGCGTCCAGCTCTCGGGCGGTCAGTGGCAGAAACTGGGCACCGCTCGCAGCCGGTACCGGAACGCACCGTTCTTCCTGGTCGATGAACCCACCTCGGCGCTCGATCCGCACGCGGAGATCGCCGCGTTCGAGGGCCTGTGGTCCCTGGCCGGGCAGGGCCACGCGGTGGTGCTGGTCACGCACCGGCTGGCCGCGACCGCGAAGGCCGACCACATCTACGTCCTCGACCGCGGACAGGTCGTCGAAGAGGGCACCCACGACCAGCTCATGGGCGTCAACGACGGCCTCTACCGCGGCATGTTCGCCGCCCAGGCCGCCCAGTACGGGCTCCCGCTGACGCCCGGAACCACACTGCCCGCCCCTCGGAACGGTTCCACTCCTCGGCACGAGGAGGCCAGGTGA